The following proteins come from a genomic window of Acidimicrobiales bacterium:
- a CDS encoding glycine dehydrogenase (aminomethyl-transferring) (acts in conjunction with GvcH to form H-protein-S-aminomethyldihydrolipoyllysine from glycine) → MTEPSRRTESFTTRHIGPTPADLEKMLATLGLSSLDELIDQAVPASIRTDKPLALDDAVSEPQALAWLRELADRNTVATSLIGQGYYGTHTPGVILRNVMESPAWYTAYTPYQPEISQGRLEALLNFQTMVCDLTGLDITNASMLDEGTAAAEAMTLCRRSTKHSGATFFVDAECHPQTIAVVATRAEALGIPVVVGDPFSAAYSAEDCFGVLLQHPGTSGVVRDLRPVVEEAHGTGALVTVATDLLACCLLVPPGDLGADAAVGSTQRFGVPLGFGGPHAGFLATRDTFKRSLPGRLVGVSVDAAGRLAYRLALQTREQHIRREKATSNICTAQVLLAVMASMYAVYHGPDGLRAIAARTHGLTSDLAARLDLVNDTWFDTLTVRVTDAAAVHARAVAAGINLRHVDDHTVGLSLDETTDESVLAKVAGVFGLPAASPARAQGIPEGERRTTEYLTHPVFHEHHSETEMLRYLRRLADRDVALDRAMIPLGSCTMKLNATTEMEPITWPEFGAIHPYAPDDQVAGYLDLIKG, encoded by the coding sequence GTGACCGAGCCGTCCCGCCGTACCGAGTCGTTCACCACCCGCCACATCGGACCGACGCCGGCCGACCTGGAGAAGATGCTCGCCACCCTGGGGCTGTCGAGCCTCGACGAGCTGATCGACCAGGCCGTTCCCGCCTCGATCCGCACCGACAAGCCGCTCGCCCTCGACGACGCGGTGAGCGAGCCCCAGGCCCTCGCCTGGCTGCGGGAGCTGGCCGACCGCAACACCGTCGCCACCTCGCTGATCGGGCAGGGCTACTACGGCACCCACACGCCCGGCGTGATCCTGCGCAACGTGATGGAGAGCCCCGCCTGGTACACGGCCTACACGCCCTACCAGCCGGAGATCAGCCAGGGCCGCCTCGAGGCGCTGCTCAACTTCCAGACGATGGTGTGCGACCTCACCGGGCTCGACATCACCAACGCCTCGATGCTCGACGAGGGCACCGCCGCCGCCGAGGCCATGACGCTGTGCCGGCGGTCCACCAAGCACTCGGGCGCCACGTTCTTCGTCGACGCCGAGTGCCACCCGCAGACGATCGCCGTGGTCGCCACCCGGGCCGAGGCGCTGGGCATCCCGGTGGTCGTGGGCGACCCGTTCTCGGCGGCCTACTCGGCCGAGGACTGCTTCGGCGTGCTGCTGCAGCACCCGGGCACCTCGGGCGTGGTCCGCGACCTGCGGCCGGTGGTCGAGGAGGCGCACGGCACCGGGGCGCTGGTCACCGTCGCCACCGACCTGCTCGCGTGCTGCCTGCTGGTGCCGCCGGGCGACCTGGGTGCCGATGCCGCGGTCGGGTCGACGCAGCGCTTCGGCGTGCCGCTCGGCTTCGGCGGCCCCCACGCCGGCTTCCTGGCCACCCGCGACACCTTCAAGCGCTCGCTGCCGGGTCGGCTGGTGGGCGTGTCGGTCGACGCCGCCGGGCGCCTCGCCTACCGCCTGGCGCTGCAGACCCGGGAGCAGCACATCCGCCGCGAGAAGGCGACGTCGAACATCTGCACCGCCCAGGTGCTGCTGGCGGTGATGGCGTCGATGTACGCCGTCTACCACGGCCCCGACGGCCTGCGGGCCATCGCCGCCCGGACCCACGGTCTGACCTCCGATCTGGCTGCCCGCCTGGACCTGGTCAACGACACCTGGTTCGACACGCTGACGGTCCGGGTCACCGATGCCGCGGCCGTCCACGCCCGGGCCGTGGCCGCCGGCATCAACCTGCGGCACGTCGACGACCACACCGTCGGCCTCTCCCTCGACGAGACGACCGACGAGTCGGTGCTCGCCAAGGTCGCCGGCGTGTTCGGCCTGCCGGCCGCCTCGCCGGCGAGGGCCCAGGGCATCCCCGAGGGCGAGCGCCGGACCACCGAGTACCTCACCCACCCGGTCTTCCACGAGCACCACAGCGAGACGGAGATGCTGCGGTACCTGCGGCGGCTGGCGGACCGCGACGTGGCGCTGGACCGGGCGATGATCCCCCTCGGGTCGTGCACGATGAAGCTCAACGCCACCACCGAGATGGAGCCGATCACCTGGCCCGAGTTCGGTGCCATCCATCCCTACGCGCCCGACGACCAGGTCGCCGGTTATCTCGACCTGATCAAGGGG